The following proteins are co-located in the Solanum pennellii chromosome 8, SPENNV200 genome:
- the LOC114078325 gene encoding uncharacterized protein LOC114078325: MGDHVAEFNRILDYKDMLLQTNPGSTCVVKLKDSESGNGMKQFHSFYICFDAMKKGFQQGCRRCIGLDGCFLKGICRGQLLVAVAKDANNQMYPIAWAVIDTESKLTWKWFMTILKDDLNLGNGSQLTIISDMQKGLIAAVDELFPECEHRMCARHILANWSQNFRGLERRKKFWACARSTFEAQFKYNINALSKLGIGIVESLIKYNKETWCKAFIQTFSKCDSIDNNMAESFNSWILGPRNKTIVTMLEEIRVKVMSRVSKSRAFAETWTDGISPMAMMVFNTNVTRSMQCNIEWNGDVGFEVLEGVYKHTVNLGQQKCSCRSWELKGIPCAHGIAAMNHLNMDASQAISSWYRKDTYMKTYSHFIQPVPNMEMWPESRNPMVEPPEARQMPGRPPKNRRREIGEVRKAGKLPRMGTVMTCSLCKGPNHNKRNCPKNPKTKSTPTPTQESTTGKKRGRGHYERTSTSKTGTRRGAGSGYKKRPKVVGQGVFVADTGYTCINQGLSSRRRVNTGVVSSAHVTGDIGFKPTKGLKWKGKQAMTQRQLQVESVVRRIQTRSKADGIQTRSQAKGKSLSKKTS, translated from the exons atgGGAGATCATGTGGCAGAATTTAACAGAATCCTAGACTACAAGGATATGTTACTCCAAACAAATCCTGGTAGCACTTGTGTTGTGAAGCTTAAAGATTCAGAATCAGGAAATGGGATGAAACAATTTCactctttttatatttgttttgatgctatgaaaaagggttttcaacaaGGATGCAGAAGATGTATAGGGCTAGATGGGTGTTTTCTAAAGGGAATTTGTAGGGGTCAACTTTTGGTAGCTGTTGCTAAAGATGCAAACAACCAAATGTATCCAATAGCATGGGCAGTAATTGATACTGAAAGCAAGTTGACATGGAAATGGTTCATGACCATTCTGAAAGATGATCTTAATCTAGGAAATGGTTCCCAGCTAACTATCATTAGTGATATGCAAAAG GGACTAATAGCTGCTGTAGATGAACTATTTCCAGAATGTGAGCACAGAATGTGTGCTAGACACATATTAGCAAATTGGTCACAAAACTTCAGAGGCttagagagaagaaagaaattttGGGCTTGTGCTAGATCAACATTTGAGGCACAATTTAAGTACAATATAAATGCCCTGTCCAAGCTGGGAATAGGTATTGTTGAATCCCTTATCAAATACAACAAGGAGACATGGTGTAAAGCTTTtattcaaacattttcaaagtGTGATAGCATAGATAACAACATGGCAGAGAGTTTCAATTCTTGGATCTTGGGACCTAGGAACAAGACCATTGTAACTATGTTGGAAGAAATTAGAGTTAAGGTGATGAGTAGAGTGAGTAAGTCAAGAGCATTTGCTGAAACATGGACAGATGGAATAtctccaatggcaatgatggtatTCAATACAAATGTAACAAGATCAATGCAGTGCAACATTGAATGGAATGGTGATGTTGGATTTGAAGTGTTAGAAGGGGTATACAAGCATACTGTGAACTTGGGTCAACAAAAATGTAGTTGCAGATCATGGGAATTAAAAGGTATCCCATGTGCACATGGTATAGCAGCAATGAACCACTTGAACATGGATGCATCACAAGCAATATCTAGTTGGTATAGAAAAGACACATATATGAAGACATATTCTCATTTCATTCAACCAGTCCCAAACATGGAAATGTGGCCTGAAAGTAGAAACCCAATGGTTGAACCACCTGAGGCAAGACAAATGCCTGGTAGGCCACCAAAGaacagaagaagagaaattggtgAAGTGAGAAAAGCTGGAAAGTTGCCAAGAATGGGGACAGTAATGACATGTTCACTTTGCAAAGGACCAAATCATAACAAGAGAAATTGTCCAAAAAATCCTAAAACTAAGTCTACACCAACACCCACTCAAGAG TCCACCACTGGAAAAAAGAGGGGTAGAGGTCATTATGAAAGAACAAGCACCAGTAAGACTGGTACAAGAAGAGGTGCAGGAAGTGGTTACAAGAAGAGGCCTAAAGTTGTTGGACAAGGTGTATTTGTTGCTGATACTGGATATACGTGTATTAAT CAAGGATTGTCTAGCAGAAGGAGGGTTAATACTGGTGTGGTGAGTTCTGCACATGTGACAGGTGATATTGGTTTTAAACCTACCAAGGGACTGAAGTGGAAAGGCAAACAGGCCATGACTCAAAGACAACTTCAAGTCGAAAGTGTTGTGCGTCGTATTCAAACCAGATCAAAAGCTGATGGCATTCAAACAAGGTCACAAGCCAAAGGAAAATCACTCTCAAAGAAAACTTCTTAG